A genomic window from Klebsiella quasipneumoniae subsp. quasipneumoniae includes:
- the fucI gene encoding L-fucose isomerase: MKKISLPKIGIRPVIDGRRMGVRESLEAQTMNMAKATAALISEKLRHACGARVECVIADTCIAGMAESAACEEKFSSQNVGVTITVTPCWCYGSETIDMDPLRPKAIWGFNGTERPGAVYLAAALAAHSQKGIPAFSIYGHDVQDADDTSIPADVEEKLLRFARAGLAVASMKGKSYLSLGGVSMGIAGSIVDHNFFESWLGMKVQAVDMTELRRRIDQKIYDETELEMALAWADKHFRYGEDQNAEQYKRNETQSRAVLKESLLMAMCIRDMMQGNAKLAEKGLVEESLGYNAIAAGFQGQRHWTDQYPNGDTAEALLNSSFDWNGVREPFVVATENDSLNGVAMLMGHQLTGTAQVFADVRTYWSPDAVERVTGQPLTGRAEHGIIHLINSGSAALDGSCQQRDAQGNPTMKPHWEIEQNEADACLAATEWCPAIHEYFRGGGFSSRFLTEGGVPFTMTRVNIIKGLGPVLQIAEGWSVALPKAMHDQLDARTNSTWPTTWFAPRLTGKGPFSDVYSVMANWGANHGVLTIGHVGADFITLAAMLRIPVCMHNVEAAKIYRPSAWAAHGMDIEGQDYRACQNYGPLYKR; the protein is encoded by the coding sequence ATGAAAAAAATCAGCTTACCGAAGATCGGTATCCGCCCGGTAATCGATGGTCGTCGCATGGGGGTCCGCGAATCGCTGGAAGCGCAAACCATGAACATGGCGAAAGCCACCGCCGCGCTTATCAGCGAGAAGCTGCGCCATGCCTGCGGCGCCCGGGTGGAGTGCGTGATCGCCGATACCTGCATCGCCGGCATGGCCGAGTCGGCCGCCTGTGAAGAGAAATTCAGCAGCCAGAACGTTGGCGTCACCATCACCGTCACCCCCTGCTGGTGCTACGGCAGTGAAACCATCGACATGGATCCGCTGCGCCCGAAGGCCATCTGGGGCTTTAACGGCACCGAACGTCCGGGGGCGGTCTATCTGGCCGCCGCGCTGGCGGCCCACAGCCAGAAAGGGATCCCGGCGTTCTCCATCTACGGGCATGACGTGCAGGATGCCGATGACACCTCCATCCCGGCGGACGTCGAAGAAAAACTGTTGCGCTTTGCTCGCGCCGGCCTGGCCGTCGCCAGTATGAAGGGGAAAAGCTATCTGTCGCTGGGCGGCGTCTCAATGGGCATCGCCGGCTCCATCGTCGACCACAACTTCTTTGAATCCTGGCTCGGGATGAAGGTTCAGGCAGTCGACATGACGGAGCTGCGCCGGCGAATCGATCAGAAAATCTATGATGAAACCGAGCTGGAGATGGCGCTGGCGTGGGCGGATAAACATTTCCGCTACGGCGAAGATCAGAACGCCGAGCAGTATAAGCGCAATGAAACGCAGAGCCGCGCGGTGCTGAAAGAGAGCCTGCTGATGGCGATGTGCATCCGCGATATGATGCAGGGCAACGCGAAGCTCGCGGAAAAAGGGCTGGTGGAGGAGTCGCTGGGCTACAACGCCATCGCCGCCGGCTTCCAGGGCCAGCGCCACTGGACCGATCAATACCCCAATGGCGATACCGCCGAAGCGCTGCTCAACAGCTCTTTTGACTGGAACGGCGTGCGCGAGCCGTTCGTCGTCGCCACCGAAAACGACAGCCTCAACGGCGTGGCCATGCTGATGGGCCACCAGCTCACCGGCACCGCCCAGGTGTTTGCCGACGTGCGCACCTACTGGTCGCCGGACGCCGTTGAGCGCGTCACCGGGCAGCCGCTCACCGGCCGGGCGGAGCACGGCATTATTCACCTGATTAACTCCGGCTCCGCGGCGCTGGACGGCTCCTGCCAGCAGCGCGACGCGCAGGGCAACCCGACGATGAAACCTCACTGGGAGATTGAACAGAACGAGGCGGATGCCTGCCTCGCGGCCACCGAATGGTGCCCGGCGATCCATGAATACTTCCGCGGCGGCGGCTTCTCTTCCCGCTTCCTGACCGAAGGCGGCGTGCCGTTCACCATGACCCGGGTGAACATCATCAAAGGTCTGGGACCGGTGCTGCAAATTGCCGAAGGCTGGAGCGTGGCGCTGCCCAAAGCGATGCACGACCAGCTCGACGCCCGCACCAACTCCACCTGGCCCACCACCTGGTTTGCCCCGCGCCTGACCGGCAAGGGCCCGTTCAGCGATGTGTACTCGGTCATGGCCAACTGGGGCGCCAACCACGGCGTGCTGACCATCGGCCATGTCGGCGCGGATTTCATTACCCTCGCCGCCATGCTGCGCATTCCGGTCTGCATGCACAACGTGGAAGCGGCGAAAATCTACCGCCCCTCCGCCTGGGCCGCGCACGGCATGGACATCGAAGGCCAGGACTATCGCGCCTGCCAGAACTACGGGCCGCTGTATAAGCGTTAA
- the fucA gene encoding L-fuculose-phosphate aldolase, translating into MERNRLARQIIDTCLEMTRLGLNQGTAGNVSVRYQGGMLITPTGIPYEKLTEEKIVFIDADGQHEQGKLPSSEWRFHQAAYQTRPDAQAVVHNHAVHCTAVSILNRPIPAIHYMIAAAGGNSIPCAPYATFGTRELSEHVAVALKHRKATLLQHHGLIASEASLEKALWLAHEVEVLAQLYLSTLAITDPVPVLDDEAIAIVLEKFKTYGLRIEE; encoded by the coding sequence ATGGAAAGAAACAGACTGGCCCGGCAGATTATCGATACCTGCCTGGAAATGACCCGCCTGGGGTTAAATCAGGGGACCGCCGGCAATGTCAGCGTGCGCTATCAGGGGGGGATGCTGATCACGCCCACCGGCATCCCGTATGAAAAACTGACGGAAGAGAAGATCGTCTTTATTGATGCCGATGGCCAGCATGAGCAGGGAAAACTGCCCTCCAGCGAATGGCGTTTCCATCAGGCGGCCTACCAGACGCGGCCCGATGCCCAGGCGGTGGTCCACAATCACGCTGTGCATTGTACGGCGGTGTCGATCCTCAACCGGCCCATTCCGGCCATCCACTATATGATCGCCGCGGCGGGCGGGAATTCGATCCCCTGCGCGCCCTATGCCACTTTCGGCACCCGCGAACTGTCTGAGCATGTCGCGGTGGCGCTGAAGCACCGCAAAGCCACGCTGCTGCAGCATCATGGCCTGATCGCCAGCGAGGCCAGCCTGGAGAAAGCGCTCTGGCTGGCGCATGAAGTGGAAGTCCTGGCCCAGCTCTATCTCAGCACGCTGGCGATTACCGACCCGGTACCGGTGCTGGATGACGAGGCGATCGCCATCGTGCTGGAGAAGTTCAAAACCTACGGATTACGCATTGAAGAGTGA
- the ssuD gene encoding FMNH2-dependent alkanesulfonate monooxygenase — protein MTQQAPDKINVFWFLPTHGDGRYLGTTEGGRPVDLPYLQQVALAADSLGYYGVLIPTGKSCEDSWLVASALAPLTRRLRYLVAVRPGLQPPTLAARMAATLDRLSEGRLLINVVTGGDPVENKGDGIFLSHSERYQVTREFLDVYSRLLRGEKVDYHGEHIHVEGAEVLFPPVQENGPPLYFGGSSEAAIDVAAEQIDSYLTWGEPPELVAEKLAVVRERAAARGRTLEYGIRLHVIVRETEEEAWAAADRLIAHLDDDTIAQAQKIFARMDSAGQARMSALHQGSRDNLRIAPNLWAGVGLVRGGAGTALVGNPQQVAERIREYQALGISNFIFSGYPHLEEAHRFAELVMPLLPLENAASSKARSVNTGPFGETIGGDKRPVRQVSAS, from the coding sequence ATGACGCAGCAAGCTCCCGACAAGATCAATGTCTTCTGGTTCTTACCTACCCATGGCGATGGCCGCTATCTGGGCACTACCGAGGGCGGACGTCCGGTTGATTTACCTTATCTGCAGCAGGTGGCGCTGGCGGCCGACAGCCTGGGCTATTACGGCGTGCTGATCCCCACCGGTAAAAGCTGTGAGGATTCGTGGCTGGTGGCCTCGGCGCTGGCGCCGTTGACCCGCCGTCTGCGCTACCTGGTGGCGGTCAGACCGGGTCTGCAGCCGCCCACTTTGGCGGCGCGGATGGCGGCCACCCTCGACCGTTTATCGGAAGGGCGGCTGCTGATCAACGTCGTCACCGGCGGCGACCCGGTGGAAAACAAAGGCGATGGCATTTTTCTCAGCCACAGCGAACGCTACCAGGTGACTCGCGAATTTCTCGATGTTTACTCCCGCCTGCTGCGCGGCGAGAAAGTGGACTATCACGGGGAGCATATTCATGTCGAGGGGGCGGAGGTGCTGTTTCCGCCGGTTCAGGAGAATGGCCCGCCGCTGTACTTCGGCGGCTCTTCTGAGGCAGCTATCGATGTGGCGGCCGAACAGATCGACAGTTATCTGACGTGGGGCGAACCGCCGGAACTGGTGGCGGAGAAGCTGGCGGTGGTGCGTGAGCGCGCCGCGGCCCGCGGACGCACCCTCGAGTACGGCATTCGTCTGCACGTCATCGTGCGCGAAACGGAAGAAGAGGCATGGGCCGCCGCCGACCGGCTGATCGCCCATCTTGACGACGACACCATCGCCCAGGCGCAAAAGATCTTCGCCCGCATGGACTCGGCCGGCCAGGCGCGGATGAGCGCTCTGCATCAGGGATCGCGCGATAATCTGCGTATTGCCCCTAATCTGTGGGCCGGCGTCGGGCTGGTGCGCGGCGGCGCCGGAACCGCGCTGGTGGGTAATCCGCAGCAGGTGGCGGAACGTATCCGCGAATATCAGGCGCTCGGCATCAGCAACTTTATCTTTTCCGGCTATCCGCATCTGGAAGAGGCGCACCGCTTTGCTGAGCTGGTGATGCCTCTGCTGCCGCTGGAAAACGCGGCCTCGTCGAAGGCGCGCAGCGTGAACACCGGTCCCTTTGGCGAAACCATCGGCGGCGATAAGCGCCCGGTGCGCCAGGTCAGCGCCAGCTGA
- the fucP gene encoding L-fucose:H+ symporter permease — translation MGNTTIPTQSYRAMESGQSKSYIIPFALLCSLFFLWAVANNLNDILLPQFQQAFTLTNFQAGLIQSAFYFGYFVIPIPAGMLMKKFSYKAGILTGLFLYACGAALFWPAAEVMNYTLFLIGLFIIAAGLGCLETAANPFVTVLGPESGGHFRLNLAQTFNSFGAIIAVVFGQSLILSNVPHQPQEVLDSMTPEQLGAWKHSLVLSVQTPYMIIVAIVLLVALLIVCTRFPSLQSDDHSDSAQSTFLASLSRLMRIRHWRWAVLAQFCYVGAQTACWSYLIRYAVEEIPGMTAGFAANYLTGTMVCFFIGRFTGTWLIRRFAPHNVLAFYALIAMLLCLLSAFSGGHVGLLALTLCSAFMSIQYPTIFSLGIKQLGQDTKYGSSFIVMTIIGGGIVTPVMGFVSDAAGNIPTAELVPALCFAIIFIFARFRSQAATN, via the coding sequence ATGGGAAACACAACGATACCAACGCAAAGTTACCGCGCCATGGAGAGCGGGCAGAGTAAGAGCTATATTATTCCTTTTGCTCTGCTATGCTCCCTCTTTTTTCTGTGGGCCGTGGCCAATAATCTTAATGATATTTTATTACCGCAATTTCAACAGGCCTTTACGCTGACTAACTTTCAGGCCGGATTAATCCAGTCAGCTTTTTATTTTGGCTATTTTGTTATTCCCATCCCCGCCGGGATGCTGATGAAAAAATTCAGCTATAAAGCAGGCATTCTTACTGGCCTGTTTTTATATGCCTGCGGCGCCGCGCTGTTCTGGCCTGCCGCCGAAGTGATGAATTACACCCTATTTCTGATTGGATTATTTATTATCGCCGCCGGGCTTGGCTGTCTGGAAACCGCGGCCAACCCGTTTGTCACCGTTCTCGGTCCGGAAAGCGGCGGTCACTTCCGTCTTAATCTGGCCCAGACCTTTAACTCATTTGGCGCCATTATCGCCGTGGTATTTGGCCAGAGCCTTATTTTGTCCAACGTCCCGCATCAGCCGCAGGAGGTGCTGGATAGCATGACCCCAGAACAGCTCGGCGCCTGGAAGCACAGCCTGGTTCTGTCGGTACAAACCCCCTATATGATTATCGTGGCCATCGTGCTGCTGGTCGCCCTGCTGATCGTCTGCACCCGCTTCCCGTCGCTGCAAAGCGATGACCACAGCGACAGCGCGCAGAGCACTTTTCTCGCCTCGCTGTCGCGCCTGATGCGCATCCGCCACTGGCGCTGGGCGGTTCTGGCCCAGTTCTGCTATGTCGGCGCGCAGACCGCCTGCTGGAGCTATCTGATTCGCTACGCTGTCGAAGAGATCCCGGGCATGACGGCCGGTTTCGCCGCCAACTACCTGACCGGCACCATGGTCTGTTTCTTCATTGGCCGTTTCACCGGCACCTGGCTTATCCGCCGCTTCGCGCCGCATAACGTACTGGCTTTCTATGCGCTTATCGCCATGCTGCTCTGTTTGCTCTCCGCCTTCAGCGGCGGCCACGTCGGCCTGCTGGCCCTTACCCTGTGCAGCGCCTTTATGTCCATTCAGTACCCGACCATCTTCTCGTTGGGGATTAAGCAGCTGGGCCAGGACACCAAATATGGCTCGTCCTTTATCGTCATGACCATCATCGGCGGCGGGATCGTCACCCCGGTGATGGGCTTTGTCAGCGATGCCGCCGGCAATATCCCGACCGCTGAGCTGGTCCCGGCGCTGTGCTTCGCCATCATCTTTATTTTTGCCCGTTTCCGCTCGCAAGCGGCGACGAACTAA
- the xni gene encoding flap endonuclease Xni, which yields MAVHLLIVDALNLIRRIHAVQGSPCVDTCLHALEQLIVHSQPTHAVAVFDDEDRAHGWRHQRLPEYKAGRAPMPETLVAEMPALRAAFEQRGIRCWASPGSEADDLAATLAVKVAQAGHQATIVSTDKGYCQLLSPTIRIRDYFQKRWLDAPFIASEFGVTPEQLADYWGLAGISSSKVPGVAGIGPKSAAQLLNEFQDLEGLYARLAEVPEKWRKKLATHQDMAFTCREVARLQTDLQLDGNLQQLRLTR from the coding sequence GTGGCTGTTCATCTGTTAATCGTCGACGCGTTAAATCTGATCCGCCGCATCCACGCGGTACAGGGCTCGCCCTGCGTCGATACCTGCCTGCATGCGCTGGAGCAGCTGATCGTCCATAGTCAGCCCACCCACGCGGTGGCGGTGTTTGATGATGAGGATCGCGCCCACGGCTGGCGCCACCAGCGCCTGCCGGAGTACAAAGCCGGCCGCGCGCCGATGCCGGAGACCCTGGTCGCCGAGATGCCGGCGCTGCGGGCCGCCTTCGAGCAGCGGGGGATCCGCTGCTGGGCCTCGCCGGGCAGCGAAGCGGACGACCTCGCCGCCACCCTGGCGGTGAAGGTGGCCCAGGCGGGCCATCAGGCCACCATTGTCTCCACTGACAAAGGCTATTGCCAGCTGCTGTCGCCCACCATCCGCATCCGCGACTACTTTCAGAAGCGCTGGCTGGACGCCCCCTTCATCGCCAGCGAGTTCGGCGTCACCCCGGAGCAGCTGGCGGATTACTGGGGGCTGGCGGGGATCAGCAGCTCGAAGGTGCCGGGCGTAGCGGGCATTGGCCCTAAAAGCGCCGCCCAGCTGCTGAACGAGTTCCAGGACCTGGAGGGGCTGTATGCCCGCCTGGCCGAGGTCCCGGAAAAGTGGCGCAAAAAGCTGGCAACGCATCAGGACATGGCCTTCACCTGCCGGGAAGTCGCCCGCCTGCAGACCGACCTACAGCTGGACGGCAATCTGCAGCAGCTGCGGCTGACGCGCTGA
- the fucO gene encoding lactaldehyde reductase → MANRMILNETAWFGRGAINALTDEVLRRGYRKALIVTDSTLAQCGVAAKVTDKLDAAGLAWDMFSDVIPNPTIAVVQQGLQAFQRSGADYLIAIGGGSPQDTCKAIGIIQRNPAFADVRSLEGLSPTRQPSVPIFAVPTTAGTAAEVTINYVITDEEQRRKFVCVDPHDIPQVAFIDADMMDAMPPALKAATGVDALTHAIEGYLTRGAWALTDALHLKAIEIIAGALRGSVAGDAGAGEAMALGQYVAGMGFSNVGLGLVHGMAHPLGAFYNTPHGVANAILLPHVMRFNAEATGEKYRDIARAMGVRVEALSLSAARLAAVEAVCQLNRDVGIPGHLREVGVRKEDIPALAQAALADVCTGGNPREASLADIVGLYQAAW, encoded by the coding sequence ATGGCAAACCGAATGATCCTCAACGAAACGGCGTGGTTTGGCCGGGGGGCGATAAACGCATTAACCGATGAAGTGCTGCGGCGCGGTTATCGCAAGGCATTGATCGTGACCGACAGCACCCTCGCGCAGTGCGGTGTAGCGGCAAAAGTCACTGACAAACTGGACGCCGCCGGGCTGGCATGGGACATGTTCAGCGACGTGATCCCCAATCCCACCATCGCCGTGGTCCAGCAGGGGCTGCAGGCCTTTCAGCGCAGCGGGGCGGATTACCTGATCGCCATCGGCGGCGGTTCGCCGCAGGATACCTGTAAGGCGATCGGTATTATTCAGCGTAACCCGGCGTTCGCCGATGTCCGCAGCCTGGAGGGGCTGTCGCCCACCCGTCAGCCCAGCGTGCCGATCTTCGCGGTGCCGACCACCGCGGGTACCGCGGCGGAGGTGACGATTAACTATGTCATCACCGATGAAGAACAGCGGCGCAAGTTTGTCTGCGTCGACCCGCACGATATTCCGCAGGTGGCCTTTATCGATGCCGATATGATGGACGCCATGCCGCCGGCGCTGAAGGCGGCGACCGGCGTCGACGCCCTGACGCACGCTATCGAAGGGTACCTCACCCGCGGCGCCTGGGCTTTGACCGATGCGCTGCACCTCAAAGCCATCGAGATCATCGCCGGCGCGCTGCGCGGCTCGGTTGCCGGAGACGCCGGAGCAGGGGAAGCCATGGCGCTCGGCCAGTATGTGGCGGGGATGGGATTTTCCAACGTCGGGCTTGGCCTGGTGCACGGCATGGCGCATCCGCTCGGCGCTTTCTACAACACGCCGCACGGTGTGGCGAATGCCATCCTGCTGCCGCACGTGATGCGCTTTAATGCTGAGGCGACCGGGGAAAAATATCGCGATATCGCCAGGGCGATGGGCGTCAGGGTGGAAGCGTTAAGCCTGAGCGCCGCGCGCCTGGCGGCGGTGGAGGCGGTCTGCCAGCTCAACCGTGATGTCGGTATTCCCGGCCATCTGCGCGAGGTGGGCGTCAGGAAAGAAGATATTCCGGCGCTGGCCCAGGCGGCGCTGGCGGATGTGTGTACCGGCGGCAACCCGCGCGAGGCGAGCCTGGCTGATATCGTCGGGTTATATCAGGCTGCCTGGTGA
- a CDS encoding FAD/NAD(P)-binding protein, protein MSAEPHIVIIGGGFSGAAVAIELLRLAPDGVRVTLLEPRQTPGAGVAYSTAEPTHRINVPAARMQLTGDEEGAFDRWYRRQPAFAVDAQALRPDGSVYPQRGQFGRYVAQRFSDAAAASGGRLRHLRDRALAFHQGTVTTDGGLQLKADLLVLAISHPPPSLPAQAEAWRHHPALIANPWQPGALDAIAPHARVAVMGTGLTMADTVATLDRLGHRGSIVAFSRHGLLSRGNLSGAGAAWPGDYQQGSLRQRLRQIRLDVAYAAQQGLSWQVVLDAVRQQGQRIWQALSDSDRQRFLRHLRHYWDVHRYRVAPQVAEVLEARQRTGCLQVQAARLLSMSGEGETLRLTLERRGGGVQTLRVDHLILTTGPAHRDLTDSQPFLQDLARRGLIRADALGMGLEVDSRSRAVAEPYVEAPPVLVAGPAARGRFGELMGLPQVADHAADVAAQALLTLGIPQDSRCPAY, encoded by the coding sequence ATGAGTGCAGAACCGCATATCGTGATTATCGGCGGCGGCTTCAGCGGCGCGGCGGTGGCGATTGAGCTGCTGCGCCTGGCGCCGGACGGGGTGCGCGTGACGCTGCTGGAGCCGCGCCAGACTCCCGGCGCCGGGGTGGCCTACTCCACCGCGGAGCCGACGCACCGGATTAACGTCCCGGCCGCCCGTATGCAGCTGACCGGTGATGAAGAGGGCGCCTTCGATCGCTGGTACCGACGTCAGCCTGCCTTTGCCGTCGATGCGCAGGCGCTGCGTCCGGACGGTTCCGTCTATCCTCAGCGCGGCCAGTTTGGTCGCTATGTGGCACAACGTTTTTCCGACGCCGCGGCAGCCAGCGGCGGACGGCTTCGCCACCTGCGCGATCGGGCGCTCGCTTTTCATCAGGGGACGGTGACCACCGACGGCGGCCTGCAGCTTAAGGCCGACCTGCTGGTGCTGGCGATCAGCCATCCACCGCCTTCGCTGCCGGCGCAGGCCGAAGCCTGGCGTCACCATCCGGCGTTGATTGCCAACCCGTGGCAGCCCGGCGCGCTCGACGCCATCGCCCCGCACGCCCGGGTGGCGGTGATGGGCACCGGATTAACCATGGCCGATACGGTCGCGACGCTGGACCGGTTGGGCCACCGCGGCAGTATCGTCGCCTTTTCGCGCCACGGCCTGCTGTCGCGCGGCAACCTCAGCGGCGCGGGAGCAGCCTGGCCTGGCGACTATCAGCAGGGCAGCCTGCGTCAGCGCCTGCGCCAGATCCGCCTCGACGTGGCGTATGCGGCGCAGCAGGGGCTGAGCTGGCAGGTGGTGCTGGATGCGGTCCGCCAACAGGGGCAGCGGATCTGGCAGGCGCTCAGCGACTCAGATCGCCAGCGTTTTCTGCGCCATCTGCGCCATTACTGGGATGTCCACCGCTACCGCGTGGCGCCGCAGGTCGCCGAGGTGCTGGAGGCGCGCCAGCGCACGGGCTGTCTGCAGGTGCAGGCGGCCAGGCTACTGTCGATGAGCGGCGAAGGCGAGACGCTGCGGCTGACGCTGGAGCGGCGCGGCGGCGGCGTGCAGACGCTGAGGGTCGATCACCTGATCCTGACGACCGGACCCGCGCACCGCGACCTGACCGATAGCCAGCCATTTTTACAGGACCTTGCCCGCCGCGGCCTTATTCGCGCCGATGCCCTCGGCATGGGCCTGGAGGTGGACAGCCGTTCCCGGGCAGTGGCTGAGCCGTACGTTGAGGCGCCGCCGGTGCTGGTGGCCGGTCCCGCCGCCCGCGGGCGTTTTGGCGAACTGATGGGCCTGCCGCAGGTAGCCGACCATGCCGCTGACGTGGCGGCGCAAGCGTTACTCACGCTCGGGATCCCGCAGGACTCCCGATGTCCAGCGTACTGA
- a CDS encoding sigma-54-dependent Fis family transcriptional regulator, translating to MLNPESPSTAPALIDPASKAFQSLLDKLAPTEATVLIVGETGTGKEVVARYLHHHSPRRQQPFLAVNCGALTESLAEAELFGHEKGAFTGAQQGQPGWFEAAEGGTLLLDEIGELSLPLQVKLLRVLQEREITRVGSRKAIKVNVRVIAATHVDLAQAIRERRFREDLYYRLNIAVVPLPPLRQRRQDIPLLAHHFLSLYARRLGRPTLRLAPESLARLMDYAWPGNIRELENTLHNAVLLSKEEEISPAQLRLATLNDAPSPASDHELDDFIRHQLALPGEPLWQRVTSALIRHAMAHCDDNQSQAAALLGISRHTLRTQLANLGLIKSRRRPPAPPRAFASAAGTDRELRIGYQRFGSLGILKARQSLETAFASLGVNVLWSEFPAGPQLLHALACNEIDFGTTGEAPPVFAQANNSELMYVAWEPPAPRSVAMVVPQESDIRQLSDLRGKRIALNKGSNVHWLLLQILEDAGLGLNDVRVVYTPPKYPLTASDYLAVDAWMMWDPLLSDAEHTGELRVVASGEGRVNNHQFYLSRRDYLAQHGDIMRRLLTELTHTGQFIDSHRGEAARLLSAELGIDARSLRIALARRSHRPRPMDLSVIRAQQTIADRFYALGLIAKPVPVREAVWYGEPAPGVISPLMAVS from the coding sequence ATGCTGAACCCAGAATCCCCTTCCACCGCGCCCGCGCTGATCGACCCGGCGTCGAAGGCTTTCCAGAGCCTGCTGGACAAGCTCGCGCCGACGGAGGCTACCGTGCTGATCGTGGGCGAAACCGGCACCGGCAAAGAGGTGGTGGCGCGCTATCTCCATCACCACAGCCCCCGCCGCCAGCAGCCGTTTCTGGCCGTTAACTGCGGCGCGCTGACTGAGAGTCTTGCCGAAGCCGAACTGTTCGGCCATGAGAAAGGCGCCTTCACCGGCGCGCAGCAGGGACAGCCCGGCTGGTTTGAAGCTGCGGAAGGGGGGACGCTGCTGCTGGACGAGATCGGCGAATTAAGCCTGCCGCTGCAGGTCAAGCTGTTGCGGGTGCTGCAGGAGCGCGAAATTACCCGCGTCGGCTCACGCAAAGCGATTAAAGTGAATGTCCGGGTGATTGCCGCCACCCACGTCGACCTGGCCCAGGCGATCCGCGAGCGCCGCTTTCGCGAGGATCTCTACTATCGGCTGAATATCGCGGTGGTGCCGCTGCCGCCGCTGCGCCAGCGTCGGCAGGATATCCCGCTGCTGGCGCACCACTTTTTATCGCTCTATGCCCGCCGGCTCGGCCGGCCAACCCTGCGTCTGGCGCCTGAGTCGCTGGCCCGGCTGATGGACTATGCGTGGCCGGGCAATATTCGCGAGCTGGAAAACACCCTGCACAACGCGGTGCTGCTCAGTAAAGAGGAGGAGATTAGCCCCGCCCAGCTGCGCCTGGCGACGCTCAACGACGCCCCGTCGCCGGCGAGCGATCATGAACTGGACGATTTTATTCGCCACCAGCTGGCGCTTCCCGGCGAGCCGCTGTGGCAGCGGGTGACCAGCGCCCTGATCCGCCACGCCATGGCGCATTGCGACGATAACCAGAGCCAGGCGGCCGCGCTGTTGGGGATCAGTCGGCATACCTTGCGCACCCAGCTCGCTAACCTCGGGCTCATCAAAAGCCGTCGCCGTCCCCCTGCGCCGCCGCGGGCGTTCGCCAGCGCGGCCGGGACAGATCGCGAACTGCGTATTGGCTACCAGCGCTTCGGCAGCCTCGGGATCCTGAAAGCCCGCCAGAGTCTGGAGACTGCCTTCGCCAGCCTCGGCGTCAACGTGCTATGGAGTGAGTTTCCCGCCGGACCGCAGCTCCTTCACGCCCTCGCCTGCAACGAGATCGACTTTGGCACCACCGGGGAAGCGCCGCCGGTGTTTGCCCAGGCCAACAACAGCGAACTGATGTACGTGGCGTGGGAGCCGCCGGCGCCGCGCAGCGTGGCGATGGTCGTCCCGCAGGAGAGCGACATCCGCCAGCTCAGCGATCTGCGCGGAAAACGCATCGCGCTCAATAAAGGGTCGAATGTCCACTGGCTGCTGCTGCAGATCCTCGAGGACGCCGGGCTGGGGCTGAACGACGTGCGGGTAGTCTATACCCCGCCGAAATACCCGCTGACCGCCAGCGACTACCTGGCAGTTGACGCCTGGATGATGTGGGACCCGCTGCTCAGCGACGCCGAACACACCGGCGAGCTGCGGGTGGTCGCCAGCGGCGAAGGACGGGTCAACAACCATCAGTTTTATCTTTCGCGACGGGACTACCTCGCTCAGCATGGCGATATCATGCGCCGTCTGCTGACGGAGCTGACCCACACCGGGCAATTTATCGACTCGCATCGTGGCGAAGCGGCCCGCTTACTCTCAGCAGAGCTGGGGATTGACGCCCGGTCGCTACGCATCGCCCTCGCCCGCCGCAGCCATCGCCCGCGGCCGATGGATCTGTCGGTGATCCGCGCCCAGCAGACCATCGCCGATCGCTTTTATGCCCTCGGACTTATCGCCAAACCGGTCCCGGTGCGGGAGGCGGTGTGGTACGGCGAACCCGCGCCCGGCGTCATCAGCCCGCTGATGGCGGTCAGTTAG